One genomic window of Manduca sexta isolate Smith_Timp_Sample1 chromosome 4, JHU_Msex_v1.0, whole genome shotgun sequence includes the following:
- the LOC119190323 gene encoding uncharacterized protein LOC119190323, with protein sequence MYKKGMEVFSIILCLLLYRRNQLQERTMLLGVFIYDYQQFQMKSLILLVLAVLGANAASVKTSAARSSFNAGFIAVGDSLLQRSIVYRGGRANEVQTETVSFNGNSTTRITAVQAHEQGEFSQRPTAWMISGGIGLNNVTVKFKSAVGRGYYYHLMVWGRP encoded by the exons ATGTACAAAAAgg GTATGGAAGTGTTTAGTATAATTCTGTGCTTGCTACTGTACAGACGTAACCAATTGCAAGAAAG AACAATGTTGCTAGGTGTGTTTATTTATGACTACCAACAATTTCAGATGAAATCACTGATCTTGTTGGTGCTCGCGGTTCTTGGAGCTAATGCTGCCTCGGTGAAGACGTCCGCTGCGAGGTCTAGCTTCAACGCTGGATTCATCGCTGTCGGAGACAGTCTTTTGCAGAG ATCTATCGTATACCGGGGCGGTAGGGCCAATGAGGTCCAAACCGAAACTGTCTCCTTTAACGGCAACAGTACCACAAGGATCACCGCAGTGCAGGCGCACGAACAAGGAGAATTCTCCCAGAGGCCGACCGCTTGGATGATCTCCGGAGGCATTGGCCTGAACAATGTCACTGTTAAATTCAAATCCGCTGTTGGAAGAGGATACTACTACCACCTTATGGTTTGGGGACGTCCATAA